The following proteins are co-located in the Oenanthe melanoleuca isolate GR-GAL-2019-014 chromosome 4, OMel1.0, whole genome shotgun sequence genome:
- the LOC130252325 gene encoding WW domain-binding protein 11-like isoform X1 — MEASKRGRKSHNEIGNLQNIYLQKRWGEWPNKGLTPPRTPLAPRKGRFRPPAARSPAQGVRAGSAVCLPIHIPIHIPIHSPTGSPQHPPAGAAAAVAERLRPGARPFQPGLEGPRAPSPRAAAPGPCPGPAPVFCFRSVSSRTLNPGGVRESPAVRSECLASQRSK, encoded by the coding sequence ATGGAGGCCTCaaagagggggagaaaaagccACAACGAAATAGGGAATTTGCAAAATATCTATTTGCAGAAGCGGTGGGGAGAGTGGCCAAACAAGGGACTCACACCCCCTCGCACCCCCCTCGCCCCTCGGAAAGGCCGGTTCAGACCGCCTGCTGCGCGATCCCCCGCGCAGGGCGTGCGAGCGGGCAGCGCCGTCTGCCTCCCAATCCACATCCCAATCCACATCCCAATCCACAGTCCCACTGGCAgtccccagcaccccccggCCGGAGCTGCGGCCGCGGTCGCGGAGCGGCTCCGGCCGGGAGCGCGCCCCTTCCAGCCGGGGCTGGAGGGTCCCCGGGCTCCCTCTCCCCGCGCTGCTGCCCCGGGGCCGTGTCCCGGCCCGGCTCCGGTCTTTTGTTTTCGGTCGGTGTCTTCCCGCACTTTGAACCCCGGCGGCGTGCGCGAGTCCCCGGCCGTCAGATCGGAGTGCCTCGCCTCGCAAAGGTCAAAATGA